In methanogenic archaeon ISO4-H5, the following are encoded in one genomic region:
- a CDS encoding transmembrane protein yields the protein MSSEQETGTDRFDGYSEETGAPSPAPSGRWYDLYLGRILANGRSIVLYGGLIVSYLVCIFAFDEAVAFFGEWWPLILGPILGWGFAQWTVENLFRPSGRYVTLLDVDNHTFRVLFIPDKVYAQFNQSGNNVVYHTLSGFPLYLARNLDPDKGVIDYGWVHELNPIEVMTREDAFVKWDDTLSEVLEENLELMSHPHIIGLGYARKSVRDNLDGLAEVMGFKDVDFGKHGVAGRRNPGTTPSDVPPKGYPDGYADGFPAEDMGGGVE from the coding sequence ATGTCCTCTGAACAGGAAACCGGCACCGACCGTTTTGACGGATACTCCGAAGAGACGGGTGCTCCATCTCCTGCACCTTCCGGGAGATGGTACGACCTGTATCTCGGCCGGATCTTGGCCAATGGCAGATCGATAGTCCTCTACGGGGGGCTCATCGTTTCCTACCTGGTCTGTATCTTCGCCTTCGACGAGGCCGTGGCCTTCTTCGGAGAATGGTGGCCGCTGATCCTCGGACCCATCCTCGGATGGGGATTCGCCCAATGGACGGTGGAGAACCTCTTCCGTCCTTCTGGACGGTACGTCACCCTTCTCGATGTGGACAACCACACCTTCAGGGTCCTCTTCATTCCCGACAAGGTATACGCCCAGTTCAACCAGTCCGGCAACAATGTCGTCTACCACACCCTCAGCGGATTCCCGCTCTATCTGGCCCGTAACCTCGATCCCGACAAGGGGGTCATCGATTACGGCTGGGTGCATGAGCTCAACCCAATCGAGGTGATGACCAGAGAGGATGCCTTCGTCAAATGGGACGATACCCTCTCCGAGGTCCTCGAGGAGAATCTCGAACTCATGAGCCATCCCCACATCATCGGTCTCGGCTACGCGAGGAAATCCGTAAGAGACAACCTCGACGGCCTCGCCGAGGTCATGGGATTCAAGGACGTGGACTTCGGGAAGCACGGAGTGGCCGGCAGGAGGAATCCTGGTACCACACCCTCCGACGTCCCGCCCAAGGGCTATCCCGACGGATACGCCGATGGTTTCCCCGCGGAGGACATGGGAGGCGGTGTGGAATGA
- a CDS encoding transmembrane protein, with protein MTVWVIFGMIVGFAVTFRYFFNVYREQAETEVRDVL; from the coding sequence ATGACTGTCTGGGTCATCTTCGGGATGATTGTCGGGTTCGCCGTCACGTTCAGGTATTTCTTCAATGTCTACCGCGAACAGGCGGAGACGGAGGTCAGGGATGTCCTCTGA
- a CDS encoding transmembrane protein, which translates to MKLRHIIAGISLLAGSAWLAPMAADAIGSDHIWGFLTVSGLICFAAGFIFRDGLGGA; encoded by the coding sequence ATGAAGCTCAGGCATATCATAGCCGGTATCTCCCTCCTGGCAGGCAGCGCGTGGCTCGCACCCATGGCGGCCGATGCCATCGGCTCGGATCACATCTGGGGATTCCTCACCGTATCGGGACTCATCTGCTTCGCTGCGGGATTCATCTTCCGCGACGGTCTCGGAGGTGCCTGA
- a CDS encoding transmembrane protein — protein sequence MAFQFGLALLGPPGWAAAIAITAGLMIAGAMASDNMGISEDSPFYQWTHSDGDESPRQVQPETPKVITPSVTPQQAADYYEGGELPTVTDVPGSEMGGSFDEDEYVAGVLAPDYQPAHPWGYVSVAENGRGSYENEEEDDFTKPPSCSFSVSASAYESGAKFVLIFASIFFLTLLAINSFSDGARPRRY from the coding sequence ATGGCTTTCCAGTTCGGACTCGCTCTCCTCGGTCCTCCCGGTTGGGCAGCCGCCATTGCCATCACCGCAGGACTCATGATCGCCGGGGCCATGGCCTCCGACAACATGGGTATCAGCGAGGACTCGCCCTTCTACCAGTGGACCCATTCCGACGGGGACGAAAGCCCCCGCCAGGTCCAGCCCGAGACTCCCAAGGTAATCACTCCTTCCGTGACTCCCCAGCAGGCCGCTGACTATTACGAAGGCGGAGAACTGCCCACGGTCACCGACGTTCCCGGTTCCGAGATGGGCGGGTCCTTCGATGAGGACGAATACGTTGCAGGCGTACTCGCTCCGGACTACCAACCGGCCCATCCCTGGGGCTACGTCAGTGTGGCGGAGAACGGACGCGGATCCTACGAGAATGAAGAAGAGGACGACTTCACCAAGCCTCCCTCTTGCAGTTTCTCGGTTTCCGCTTCTGCCTACGAGAGCGGTGCTAAGTTCGTCCTGATCTTCGCCAGTATCTTCTTCCTGACCCTGCTGGCTATCAATTCGTTCTCTGACGGTGCAAGACCGAGGAGGTACTGA
- a CDS encoding transmembrane protein has translation MPSLGFLKFLRLGKGVKIVEAGAAGAKTSKVAAFITELPIVRIAAGSAVGVAIIDTWNSTVNATSKILGVDADTSAMILGIAVIACLALVITSVSSLRRSLRERREFGRRRY, from the coding sequence ATGCCTTCTCTGGGATTCCTGAAGTTCCTGAGACTGGGCAAGGGCGTGAAGATCGTCGAGGCGGGAGCCGCCGGTGCCAAGACCTCCAAGGTGGCGGCATTCATTACGGAACTCCCCATCGTGAGGATCGCAGCCGGTTCGGCGGTCGGAGTGGCCATCATCGATACGTGGAACAGCACCGTCAATGCCACATCCAAGATCCTCGGAGTCGATGCGGACACTTCCGCCATGATCCTCGGTATCGCCGTAATCGCATGTCTGGCACTTGTCATCACATCGGTCTCCTCCCTTAGGCGTTCCCTCAGGGAAAGGAGGGAGTTCGGAAGGAGGAGATACTGA
- a CDS encoding transmembrane protein has product MMLTKRGNSIRTVPLTRAACIMAAAVCLFGSLYLSYNHEPDNETVSFSSETSGEGQTQNVHSTAKTYLFQYTGEDADSVHWDFGDGTSADAFEVYKTYAGPGTYNVLCSAMNFGGTRVSGLPLTIEDKEYGLFEGYSDELLLLSFGFMFMILAYAVGKNDPSVIRPVRRR; this is encoded by the coding sequence ATGATGCTGACGAAGAGAGGAAACAGCATCAGGACCGTCCCTCTGACGAGGGCGGCCTGTATCATGGCGGCAGCGGTCTGCCTGTTCGGTTCGCTGTACCTCTCGTACAACCACGAACCCGACAACGAGACCGTGAGCTTCAGCTCGGAGACCTCCGGGGAGGGACAGACCCAGAATGTCCACAGCACCGCCAAGACATACCTCTTCCAGTACACGGGAGAGGATGCAGACTCGGTCCATTGGGACTTCGGAGACGGCACCTCGGCCGATGCTTTCGAGGTCTACAAGACCTACGCGGGGCCCGGGACCTACAACGTCCTGTGCTCCGCCATGAACTTCGGCGGCACCAGGGTCTCCGGTCTCCCGCTGACCATCGAGGATAAGGAGTACGGACTGTTCGAAGGATACTCCGACGAGCTTCTCCTCCTGTCCTTCGGATTCATGTTCATGATTCTCGCCTATGCGGTCGGGAAGAACGATCCTTCGGTCATCCGTCCCGTAAGGAGGCGGTAA
- a CDS encoding adhesin-like protein — protein sequence MSDICSKKAVAGLSVMLMVSMAFMCIPVFADDSDAASYSYSANSTRKIELSPVPGDVITITDVSSISGCPYAVLNTSTHVATVTIPQMSAGKYVTYDLYTIQNTNGGSCYLELHTSEHWPTGKVENYFYEVTPTVYVRNGTVVSFTATYNDTDNETYYLDYEKVTYVTPGVGLTLNNGSLSGTVNAPAGTTIYIDWVTHYDFVDDGITDYSGRITLAVVSPEYTHTVTYSANGGTGSMADTKVTDSSSGSTNVTLASNGFSKAGYNFAGWKVGNTIYQPGQMVSVAANTSVNAVAQWTPIPVNITSSGDDADIVVGNSFSRAITTDVAGTTISFTGPSWLTLSGSTLVGTPSVAGDYTVTVNATNGVSSDSQTFGIHVVNRLAFESVPTGGILATPVI from the coding sequence ATGTCGGACATCTGTTCCAAGAAGGCCGTGGCGGGACTTTCCGTCATGCTGATGGTCTCCATGGCCTTCATGTGCATCCCGGTATTCGCCGATGATTCCGACGCGGCCAGCTATTCGTATTCGGCGAACTCCACCCGCAAGATCGAGCTCAGCCCCGTTCCCGGCGATGTGATTACCATCACCGATGTTTCCAGTATATCCGGATGCCCCTATGCCGTGCTGAATACGAGCACCCATGTTGCAACGGTCACCATCCCTCAGATGTCCGCCGGAAAGTATGTCACATATGATTTGTACACAATCCAGAATACCAATGGAGGCAGTTGTTATCTGGAACTCCATACCAGCGAGCACTGGCCTACGGGAAAGGTTGAGAATTATTTCTACGAGGTCACCCCCACTGTCTATGTAAGGAACGGTACCGTCGTATCCTTCACAGCGACATACAATGATACCGACAACGAGACCTATTATCTCGACTACGAGAAGGTGACCTATGTCACGCCCGGTGTCGGCCTCACACTGAACAACGGCAGTCTCAGCGGCACAGTCAATGCTCCCGCTGGCACTACCATCTACATCGACTGGGTCACCCATTACGATTTTGTGGATGACGGGATCACCGACTACAGCGGCAGGATAACCCTCGCCGTCGTCTCACCCGAATACACCCATACCGTGACCTACTCCGCCAACGGAGGAACAGGTTCCATGGCGGACACCAAGGTGACCGATTCAAGTTCGGGCAGCACTAACGTGACTCTTGCCTCCAACGGATTTTCCAAGGCGGGATACAACTTCGCCGGCTGGAAGGTCGGTAACACAATCTACCAGCCCGGTCAGATGGTCAGCGTCGCTGCCAATACCTCCGTGAATGCTGTCGCCCAGTGGACTCCGATTCCTGTCAATATCACCTCTTCCGGAGATGATGCGGACATCGTTGTCGGTAATTCCTTTTCCAGAGCGATAACTACCGATGTTGCCGGTACGACGATTTCGTTCACTGGACCGAGCTGGCTGACTTTGAGCGGATCTACTCTTGTCGGGACCCCCAGTGTTGCGGGAGATTATACCGTGACCGTGAATGCCACTAACGGAGTGTCTTCTGATTCTCAGACTTTTGGTATTCATGTAGTGAACCGTCTCGCCTTCGAGAGCGTCCCCACCGGAGGAATCCTCGCTACGCCGGTGATATGA